The genomic region GTCTTTGCTTTAGAAGGTACTAATGCAAACAGAAACTTCTGTGGTTAAAACAATAATATCCTTCCATAATTCTCCATAGCTCAACTAGGTTTGAGTTCATTCTTGAAAGCAATCAGTCCTTAATATTCTCTATTCCCTATCCAGCTATttggaaaaacaagaaaaccaataGCTGATGGCCAGTGTAATACCTAACTTCCAAGTCCTTGCAAAATTTGGCTAAAACTGGCCAATGGACTCAGAAATCACTGGGTCAAAATGGGTCAGAGGGTAAAGAAAACACATATGCAGTGTCATATAAACAGATATGTGACTTGTATTCCTAAGAATTTGAACTATACAGCACCACtagctttttgtttgtctgaTTTTACCTCCTTTAAGAATGAgatcccctggcacagctctaAGCCCATATTCTTCTATTCTCTTGCTCACCATATTATTCCACACATAACTCTGGTAGCTATGGATATACATTAAACGATTATTCCTTGGTATCtagaggtaaagaaaaaaaaaaaaccgaaacaAAACCAACATTATAAAGATAcatttgatgtatttttatttttctttcagtcataACCAAAAAGGCATATatttgaaatgttatttttttcagcaacaaAAGTAGCACAATTTCTTGGTATACAAATTTTGAGGTCTGTTCATTACTTGAAAAAAGGGTATGTAAAGAAATAATGCTTTTATGCATTTGAAATCTGCACAAAAAGTTCCTgtgcttaaattaaaaaaaaaaaaaaagcatcttttttttttttttaattcaacagCTCATAAAACACCTGGAGCTATTATAAAACTGAATTCATATTCAAGCTCCTGAAATCTTTACTGAACTCTGCAGATGTGAAAGCACAGTGTTATTCTAATTATCTTCTTcgtgaaaaataaattattcctcAGCTCCTATAATGGGCCTGGTAGTTTGCTGGTGATGAGAAATTTTCTGCAAAGACTTAATCTTGATTACAGTACTTGAAAATGACAGTGAATCCACCACCTCTATGCCAAGCTGACTGCTTAGCATACTCAGTTTGACTTACACTTTTCTAAAGCAACAGAGAAACTCTTGATACTGAACTGTTGCACAATTCTTAGATCTTTATTACACACAGTTATATTAAGTGTAACTGTATTGCTTTCAACATACCAGAGATATTGTTGTATAAATTGGAAAGATCACTATGCATACATTAATTAGAGATGTTGTCAGTTACCATGCAGCAGTACTTCAAGCAAAAAGTTAAGATTTTCCACATAACCTTCTACTCAAACATTTATGAGTCTATTTCAAATTCAGCATGACACCATCAAAAGAGCATGTATTCAAGTAAATATTCCACAGCACTTTTACACTCACTATGCCAAATGCAGAGATTATGTTCTTCATTCCATACTTTAAGAGTCCACGTAGAAGCTGTCCTTCCACGCACCTTTTTACAGGTAGTTTCTTGAGGGCTGTTGCTGGATCTTTAGTCTTTGCCCATTCTTCTCTGCATTTTACCAAGTATCCCTTTTCAGCTAGAATGAggttgtaaaataaaaatttaactcCACATGAAAAAGCATCCATCTCCCGTTTTGTTAAAGTTTCAGTCACAGTAGATTAACACAATCACAGAATATCTGAGGTTGGGAAGCTTCATGTGGAGTCTGAGCAGACTGTGTGTAAGTATTCAGGTCCCTTTTCACCCTCACTGCAAGAAGCTGCACagcaaggaaagggaagcaaaaaGGCATAATCTGAAAGTTGCTTCTCCATTGCTACACTGGTAGAAGTTTAGCATGTGCAAAGCTGTCCTCAGAAACATCCTTTCCagttaaaagaattaaaatctcAAAGTCTTTTTCCTGAACATATATTTCTTGGAGGAGGGGAGGCAGAACCACATGTATCATTTTTCAATCCTTACCTCCTGGTCGTGGTTTTAATATCAAATCCATTACTTCATTCCAATTGTTCTGTAGAATAGCTCTAAGATTTAAATAGGAAAGTGTATTACGgactaaatatattttaagaagaTTTAGCCAACTAgcccaaagaaagaaatattagtGCTTAGATATATGCAATATTAAAAGTAGTGGTATCATCAAGATACCTGCTGAAGCAAGTCCAGAAACAAGTTCCTTCTTGAATCTAAAATTAAAACTGGTACATGCAATATACTAGAAAAACACTCCCCAAAATACTGTACAAGTTACACAgagataaaaatttaaaaaataaaataaaggatgAAAACTGCACATACCTGCCAATTTGATATGTAGGAACAGCTGTGGTTCCAAATCTCTGCATTCCATAGTAATTAATGAATCCAATTTCCCTGAGAGAATGCATTGCTTGCTCTATCTGGTCATCAGTTCCAGTTATGTTTCtagcattcagaaaaaaaaagttatagaCAGATTATTAAGGGCTTATGCTATTTAATGATCCTCATAAATGATCCCCTCAACATCAACACTACCTAGCACATATCAAATTCAGGCTCCTACCAATaggacttttcttcttttttataataGAAGATGCACTGATATCTCTTACctatttacagagaaaaaagaaattctgtctaAATACATACTAAAATATTACCTGAGAACAACAGTGAAATGGTTCCCTTGCAGTTCTCCTAACTTCAGTGGATGGTTCTTGTAACTGAAATTTCCTAATTTGAAGTTCATCAAACATTTATTCAAGTGAGCAAGTCTTTGTGCTGTGATTCTAAAAAGGAACAGACAACAGTGACCGATCTATGCTTAGAGAAGTAGGTaatcaaataaaaagagaaacactggcattttaaaacaaaaggcagTAAGTCCAGCTTCCCCAATTTTTACCTCTTCaaagtattttaatgaaatatctagaagaaaagaacagataATTCTTAGGGCTACTCCTACATGAATATACATACTCATACTCATGTATACCATGACAAAGACTGTTAGTATTTTCTTTCCACATCGATGTTACAGTATGAACTCAAAAGAAAACTATATTACAATATTGATGTATTCTGTACACCACTCTACTTTAATCTCATAACTACATCATGAATACTCTAGTTAGCACAGTTAAGTATTAGCCACTGTGTAAGCTCAATGCAGATGAAGGAATATGAAACCAAATCTGTTACTCCATCTGTCATTTTGTTGCTGGTACTTTTGGAAGcatcccctgctccttccaCCACTGAGCTGCTCTTTGACATTTCCACAAAGATTTATACCAGGATAAAGAAGTTTCCCAACAAGCACAGCCAGCACACTCAGCTCTGAGGGGGCCGATAAACAGTCAGTCTCCTGTCCCACACCATCCTTCTCTCCAAGGCTATGCAGGAGAGTTGGGTTCTGTGGAACTACTGAACACACACCCCACACCAGTACACTCTCCCCAGTCAGTGCTTACAACACAGGGAAGCTCTTGGACACAACATTAAAGGTGATCATGTTAAaaggagcagcaccagggaagTTTGTTTAATGGTCATCACTTTGCAAATTGGCCTAGAAGCAACAATAATCTGGGGCTGCTTGTGAttcataattaatttcttttatatgTGAAACCATATGCACATGCAAACCACTGGGAGAAAAATATGAACAGTTAAGTAGTGAATGCTCTTAACAGGGTCATATTTCTGGCTCTCAAGCTTTACAACTCCTCAGTTGTGGAGCATGGTTTTCAAAGAGTTGTAAACAGTAGTTCAGGCAGAATGTTCCACCTAGCTAAATATTGTAATATATGACCCTGAGGCATGTGTAATTGTCAGTTATGGATGTAACATTAATTTCAAGTGCCCAGAAACCATATAATCATCTTAGAATATGGCAacaaatttttgtttctcttagtAGGTGACTTCTGAGAGTAGGTTAAGGCAGGAAAAAATTCCTCATAATTTTTGCCCCTTCTGTCTACTCACAGATGAGCAAAGGCAGTGGTTAGCCTTCTGTGCAGCTCTTTGGAGAGTTCAGTGAGAAACAAAATAGGATTCCAGATGGACAAAGGGGGAAACAAAAGTCAGGAAGGAAATGGGATGTGATTTTCACTGTGccattctcctcctctgctcttgcaTGGGAGCCATGCAGCGTAAGAATACGTAGGCAAATTTGGCCCACTACGTGTACCCAGGCTGTGACACAGAGCAGAACTGACTGAAAGTAACAGCAATCACCATGGAATGAAAAAGAATTATAGCATCTTCTTGAATACATGGTGCTTTACATTCAAGCTGTCATAGTCTGCAAATACTCCAGGATACATTCACTTACCTAAGAACAGCGATCTCTTGAACTGTTATAGCCCTTTTATCTTTAGTTCCCATGTAGGAAAATATGTTTGGCTTCACTCTTAAAAACAACAGTAACAGATACTATGTATATTAAAATAGCGACAGATTGAACATAATTTACAGTATAATTACCTGGAATTACCAATCTCCTatattaaaattagaaaatatacatatattccTCAGAGCTAGATTGCAATTTGACATGTGTGACATTTTCTAATCTCATCTAGAAGTACATAAACCACATGGAAAGTTCTCTGCTTTAATTATACAGATTCACTTTTACCACAACTGTGCTTTCAGAGTATGTGCTTTGAACTAATTCTTTACATACATCCAAATCAAAGCACAAACGTGCAGCCACCActaatttcaattttaaaaaatcacatcGCTTTCTTAGTTTCAACATGATGTCTATTTGAATACCACACATAACATGGATGCACGTTATTAAATTTACAGTTGATcccttttagtttaaaatttgatcctttcctttcattgagaggaaaattttatttgctttccacTTTGTCCTTTACAGTCTGTGTCACAAAGGGGGTATTTCCAGTTATATCAGCTCTAGGCACCAGAAGGTAGCAAGTTTGCCAACAGACACATTTTTCCACCAAACTATGCTCCTACCATTCTGTTCTTAAATATCAATATAGTAGTATACTGGCTAGAGTCTAGATTACAAACATTTACTTTTGGACAGGaaaggtgaaggaaaaaaggggagagaagcAGGGAAGTTCCCCTACAAGTAGATTAGTGAATTGTCCCAGTTTCACAATAGTCCTCCCTCTGCAATTCACTGTGTTCACATCAAGCATTTGGCaaatctttttgttgttgcacTTGATGAGGTGACAGAAGGAAGGCTGTGTTGCCATGGAGAAATTAATATACACAAAACAGTAGTTTATCTGTTAACAGTTTAACTGCAACTGCTTAGGAACTGATCAGCATATTATCACAACAACATCCAATATGTTCATACCATAGTCATGTATTCACACACTGAGGAAAAACCTGGCTTTTACTTCAGGTTATACCCAGTGAGGCTTTGAGCTGCCAAGCCTTTCTCAGCTTTAACTGTGGATCTTTTCCACTGAAATAGTAGGGTACAGTCTTTTATATCTCTTGGGATCATTTTGTTCCAGTCTCACCTCTTTCTAAAACTTACAAGTTTCAAATTTGATATtctaaaataactttaaaaaactCCAAATGCTGCAACAGTAATCACTGGTGTTTTCCTTGCATTATTCTGAAGCGTAACATTTCCAGTAATGTGAGACTTACAGGGGGAGGACAGCAAGCtagccaggctggcagcaacAACAGCCTTACCTTAAAAATTTGGATAGGACATTAATGGCATCCATAGTATCCTTGTTCTCCTTGTACAGTACAAAGTGGCAGTAGTTTCCCCTAGATTTTGGCCAAGAGTGTTTCCTTGGATCTTTAAAGACAAAAGGTTAACATTTGTAAAatatcattttttaaaattcagtatcCTTGCCATGGCAGCTACATTTAAAACAATTACATGAGAGTCTATTTCTGCTAATATccatctggttttggttttgtagtgAATTCTTGACAGAAGAAGTTGCAAATCACGTTGAAAAAGACCTTCTCCCCTTTCACTGGGCTCTAAATCACTCTTTAATCAATACTGTCACTTAGAAAATCTTGAATTAAATTGTGACAGTTCCTTTGTCatgaaattatataaaaatatatcctTGTCATTTAACTTGCATATTGCTGGAATAATTTCTCAAAAACATTAGCATTACACTGACTTTCAGCAACAAAAGCCACTCCATATTTCACCTAGTGCCTTCTATAATTAATAGATGAGGACCACTGAAGTCCTGTTTATGGGAAGACTATAATTAGTATTTATAGTACTAACATGCACTTTgtttcagtgggatttttttacatGTCATACAAAAGCATGGGTAGTGTTCTACAAAAGCCTAAAAAATCTACTCGCAAAAATTACTTtaagatgaaatttttttaaaaattcacacaGGAGAGAAACAGCAACACTAACAAATAATTTAGAGTCAGATAGTGTGCCTTTTTTAGAGAAGGACACAAGGAGAAATAACTTTTAGCTCCTGGAGACTTACATGTAATTTCCAATTCTGTACaatgtttcagtgttttctgtacAGGGTATAAAACTGTCAATGTATTTGTCAAGCTTTTGTTGCACATAAAAGCCTCCAGAGATAAAACTTCACTTGTACAATCATCCACAGTTGATGACATTACTGGGAATGAGGACTGGTCCTACACAGGATTAGCAACCAATTTTGAGGTTCTTTGTTCATcaattctttgttttaaaagaactaAACtaaggatttgttttgttttaaataagaaGTCTCATCTCTTGGTAGCCACAGAAAGGACACTCCTGTCATTGTACTAAATAAGTACAGAAAAAGCTAACTGAAAAACCTAGTCCTACATAAACACCAAGGTagaaaatgcaggaagaaaGTTCTTGGgtaattttcattctttctgttCACATCAGTTTAATACAGCTCAGATATCCCACACAGACAGTGAATGGTTCATTTTCAGCAAACTTTCTGGTAAAAGATAATTAGATAattattcttgctttttttttttttttttttttttttgagaagctgcCATCTATACACAGACTTTTGCAAAAACAAGTTGAATGCTAAAGTGTAAAATATTATAGTTGAATGCTAAAGTGTAAAATATTATACACACAGATTTAATCACTTCATGATCATGTAACACTTGCCTTGTACCCTCAGTTTCTAAGCAAAGTCCCCCCTGTGAAGATCCCTAGAACCTAAACTGAGCAGTATGGTCCAAagcctgccaggagcctgcctgctcctgggatCTCCCTTCTGAGCCACCACTGTTCTTAAACACAATTCATTAAATTCTGCATTCAGCTTGAAGTGCTTGGTCCTTCATGAATAACTTGGTAATTAGAAGGGCAGAGAGGAAGACAGAGTGGGATCCATAAGGAAAGTCTTATCCATCTGCAATGATTGTTATATTTAACTAATCTTGTGAACAGCCATTTCAACTCCCTGCAAAAAGTGAGCCCTAATCTGGGCTAGACTAAAAAGGGCACTATAGACACTACATACACCAATGGGCTCCTCATGCTTTGGGCATCACAACCATGTACCTACCCACCACACTGCTGGCCATGGCCATGCTGAGTactgggaagctgcagctgcagtccCAATGTTTAACCAATGCTCACCTAATACTTTGAAGTATTCAACTGTGAAGGTAAGACCAGAGGAACAGTTTGCAGTCCTTATTGCTGTGTTTCAGTCATGTTACATTCTTTACAGTAAAATCATACTTCCAAGCCCTTTTCCAAAGCCTTTTGCTGCAACTCAAGGGCTGgaagctctttttaaataacagGATGTATGATACATACTTTTGAAGTTGTGTAAACACAGGTAGTGGtgtctgaaataaaaagctgaagagCAAAGACTTGGCTTTAAGAAATCAATGGAAAATTTACCATAGATGTCAAACAGTATTGTCACACCTGATAATTCACATTACTAGTGGCAGACTTTCTCTGCACCAAGTGACTATTGCCTATACTGCACTATGAAAAAGAGATAGCACAAGCCCAGTTCTTGGCTGTTTGAGGGATTTTTAAGCATTACTTAtgtgcagggttttttttttaagaactgttaCTAGTTTGGCCAGTCTTGTCATTACTTAGGAGGTCATAATGGTtggcatttcattttcttagcATGAAATGTCAACATCTCTTACCTGTTGCGGTTCTGACCTCTGTCCCAATGCATAGCATAAAGAGCACAAAAGAGTAGTGTTTAATTTTTAGACTGTCAAAGGGTTTTTAGAGGTGAACATGCAGGCTTATGGTTATGGGTTTGTTTATGCTTTAGGAAGCATCCAACAGTTAGGTGGTGGATGACAGCAATTTAGACGGTTATGCAATGGAATCGTGCAGAGGCAAACGGTGAACATACGGAAAGCTTCAGTCGGAGATGCAACAAACTTCATTTGTGGACAGTGATGAAACAGCTACTTAGTGACAATTTAGTAAGCCATTTAGTAAGCCACTACGTTAAATATTTTGGGTGTAAATGTACTACAGAGACAAAGCAGCTCCTAATTTTAGATTTTAGGAAAGTATGTTTGGTAACCTTTCACATTACCAAAAAAAGTAATCAGATATCTCGGCTATTATTCCAATAATCTAcacttttgaaatgtttcttgcCTGGGGAACCCGCTCAGGACTAAGACATGTCAGTGACTATATAAActcaaaagagaaatataatCCTGACTAAAAAGAACTAGCACTTTAAAATCCTACATTCATAAAAGCCTTTACACACACCCACTGAAACTGCACACATCTCTATCAACATGCGCAGGTGTTTGTAACATCACAATTTAGAAATCCAAGTTTAAACAGAGAATGGTCCTCTGCCTCACAGGACAGTGTTCCCAGTACCATTTTAATCCTAGAGACACAAATTCTTTTCAGCATATTTCAGATACTTAAATTCTTTTATACAGTGTCTCTTAAATCAGATTGCTTGACTGTAACAATGGTTAAAGAATAGATGCAGCAGTAGGAACAAGTAGAGGAAAAAACACTACAAATCAACATAGAAGAGAACTGGTTGAGGAGAATTTTGTGCTGGTAAGTATACATAATCCATGCATAAAGCATGCAAACATACAGATTTTCTGAACATGGTTAAACAAGACACATAAATCAATTATAAATGTATCAATAAAAGTACAACATTCCCTATATTCACTTACAACAAGCTGTAGAAAGTACTAACTAAATTGAAAGTGAAGATGGTGTTACTTCCAATTAATTTATTGGAAAATTTAAACAACCTTATCTCCTTATCCTATCTCcatcattaaaaagaaagggcTAAGTTTACATGCTGTCATTTGTACTAGGTTGAAATGACATAGGAATGGAATGAGTTTTACCAAACCTTAATACCTTTCATTTAATGTGCAATATTCTGCATGCAGACAATCCTCTCAACTTACAGTAGCAACAAATTTATGATAACATTAAAAGATGTAGAACACATGAATTTATCCTCAGTAACCAAAACATTATTTGGCAAGATTAAGGTGGATAGtacttaattttgaaaatccaTCATTACTTTGATTATTCCGGAGTAGTAACTGTGATTCACAAACACAGTTATGTGAAAATTTAATTACTCCTGGAAGCAGAAGTGTCTGTAAAGGTCATGGTAAATACATTATGTCTATGTGAAACAGTAACTGATAAAACAGAGGTGCTTGCTTCTATTCAACTCATGGAAAATTTTGTCAAGGACTTTTCAAGACAGTCCAGATTACACTGACGGTCAGCATAGTGTGTGCATTTCAGCTACAGCCTCCTCATTCCACAGTGTACATTTACACATCCAGGTAAGTTCATGAAAGCCAAGTTCAaacaatactgaaaataaagccTCTATTTTGCCTATTCCCATGGAAATAGCAAAAGATACTTTCACTTCTATGAAtgatttgggaagaaaaacatgtaGAAATTTAAATCTGAGATAGTCCTGAGTTCCTAGTCATTTCAGATGTACAGCATCTGTTGTACCAGGAAAGCCAGGTTACATTAGGATGTACCTTCCACTTGAAGTATTTGCTAATGATTTTTAGTTTTGGGATAATTTTAGCATTTACTTTACACAACTGCTATGATACTGAAACTCACTTGCTAGGGCTTTTTTGCCAGCAGCATGATAAgcaataatgtatttttttccatctcgATCTTCTGTTTTAGTCTCCAGTCCAGGAAACAAGGACTTCACAGCCTGATGAAtaactgttcttttttctttggtatCTTCTATTACCTGTGTTAATGCACAACacatgcagaaagcaaaaaagttAATAGAAAAGGGGAGAGATTCTCTAAGTTAAATTTTGCATCCTTAAGGAGAATCTATCAAATCATAGTCAAGTACCATAaaggcatatttttaaaagtctggcCTACTCATTAGAATgggtttgaaaaataaaaaataactgctACAACCCCCAGTCTCAACATTCACAAAAGTAAATTCAAGATTTATTCTCCTGTTCTGTGCTTAATAAAATTGCCCCTTATACTGAAAACTTcgaaaaaatgaagtttttctaCATGCACTAAAGAAAATGGCTAGGTAgattacaggaaagctggaggggGACTTTTTAGAAGGGCATggagcaataggacaaggggtaatggctttaaactggaaaagggtagatttaggtttgATATGAGGatggtaagacactggcacaggttgcccatggaagctgtggttcccctctccctgtaggtgttcaaggccaggctggatggggctttgatcagcctggtctagtgggaggtgtccctgcccacacagagGGCTTGGCcctaggtgatctttaaggtcctttccaacccaagtCCATGATTATTTAATGTGTAAATGCTTATTTGAAGTTACCAGATATAATCCTCCTCATCTCTGCATTCCAAATTTATCTGAAGAGCatatttatcttattttttattaaatcacTAAACACTAACCTAGAAAAAATAGTCTTTCATCAGGATGGATGTTTTATTTAACCCTTCTTACATCATTATTCTGTAAAATACTACtagacagaaaaccaaaacactggaaaaaaatttaacttCAAGGCTTATTTTTGAGTTCATGTGTATTTTCCCACCAAAACCAACATGACAACTCATGTGCATGAACTTGAGTGTATCTGTAAGGCTTTACAGAATTGAGCCCTAAACTTGAAATATTATGGTATTACCTGCTGCATCATGTTCAAACTGTTCTTATACCTTGCATGCACATAAAGCACATTCcttgccctccctccctcatcCTCCTGCACCCCACCTTTGTATAATCTATTAATTTTACCTCTATGGCAACACTAGCTTCCTTATTCTTAAGAAGCTGGAGCTCCTCTAAACGCTGCTTGTCTTCATCTGACAAAACTGTAAATGTTTCTTCTGAAGGGTCCTAATGCATATTGGGGGGGGAAAACAAACATCCAGTGACTATCACAAACAACTTTCAGCCTTTCATTGGTTTTGCTCAAAGAGCATAGCCATTACCAAATCTTTACCTCAAAATTTACCTCATCATCCACTGGAACAGAAAAGTCATCTAAATGGCTCACACGTCCATCTTTGCCTATTTCATGGACAACGAAGTCCGAGTATCTGATAGGAAGAAACATATGTTAAAATCAttacaaaaaacagaaataagaatCCCACATCAAATAAAGTCCTTTCCCAAGTAGTTGTTCATTAACAGAATCCATGCAATAATTCTGAATTTGCGGAATTCAATTCACATAGAAGAAACTTCAACCATGAGAAAGCTGTACCTATTCTTCTGTGGTTTCCCTCAGAAGGATACCACAAGAGCACTGAAGAAAGTTTGGCATATCTCAATACAGCAGACTTCTTTGCAGAGAGCCAAACACATCCTGTATTTCTTCTGAGTAATTTTCTCACTAGCTTGCAGGTAGCAGTAATGCATACTCTCACTCCTACTCATTACCTGCAATTAAGAATCTACTGCATTGCTACAACGTGAACACAAACTCATCACCTCTGTCACTTCAAATAACTGCAAAATAAGGTGCCTATTAGCCACTCTTTAAGAAAACAGGACAAATTCAGCCCGGTTACATATACAAGAATTACAGAGAACATCTTTCAAATAAAGTTACTCTGCATACTCTTAACACTGACAACAAATGTTGTCTGTATTGCAATTGCTAATGATTTTTAAGTAGCATTTgcttgcaaaggaaaaataaggaaaaaaaaaattattaatcatTGTATGTTGAAGGATGCATAAAACTTCACCACAGGAATGTTTGCACTGTACCTCTTGTTCACCATACCTCTGTGCAGCCATGAATAGTATTGGTAGAACTCCTTCCTGAGGAGTGTGTTATTTGTCCTCTCATTACTTGTAGCTGTCTAGACATGCTAGTGACTGGTACCATAAAAATGCCAGGAATAAATTAATGATAGGTATTTTAAACTAGGATCAAAGGAAAACCATTAGCTCACAAACATTTCTACCACCTGGCTACCTCTGGCACCTCGGTTCAGCACCTTTGTTTCCCAGAAAGAAGTTAAGCACAGAGTAACTCAGTAAAGCATTATGCTAGCTGCTTAATGCTGCATATAATGATTAAACACATGAATAATATAATTTTGTTATGTAAAATCATGTATCTACGAAGCcagtatttttcaaaaggaaCTTCTTGGTGTGTAAACAAAGCATCTTTAAATGGTCTGCTAAGTCAGGGCAACAGTAATTCTCACTTCAGTGAGTTTTTGTATTTGCATTGGTTTATTTAAAAGtgctattttaaaaacctgtaagtttaatttttaaaaagtaactaAAGCCCAAACATCTTATTAAGTATATAATGTAAAATTCCACACCCTGAGATATAAAATTCCCCTTATAAATGATATTACATGTAAATGATATTACAACTGATCAGACTATAATTTAAAGCCTAATGGCCCCTCTGACAATATATGTGTTTAAAGACATTGGCACAAAAAagtcagggaaagaaaagaatgacCAAAGGCAAGTGGTTTCAATTCCATCCTCCAGTGCACCTTGTATTGGCACTGAAAAGTGCTGCAAAAGGCAGGCACATTGCAGAAGGTTTTATGCCCTATGCTGCTGCTAGAGAgtaaaacaaaagccaaaggCCACTGTAATAATGTATTTCTATCCATACACAGTTTTTCTTCAAAGCTCTACTTGGCAGTAATGaagggcaaaaaaaaccaaaaaaaaacccaacaaaaaaactaaacaagCACAAAAGccccacaaccaaacaaaaaatctagAAGAGCCCCAAATTAAACCTTTCTTTCAGTCACAGcactagaaaaagaaagtgaaaaaaagaccTCCCAAGTGGCCACACATAATCCATCTGCATTCTGGAAGTTGGAAAAAAACGGAGAACAGCTGCTTAACACAAGGAATTTTACATATGTAGCAAGAGAAAGAGTTACCTCTCTTTTAAGATTCCAGAAAACCCTTTATGAGAGCTAACAAACTTAGTTATGCCAACATCACTTTCTGTCAGTCCATGCTTCATCATGTCTGCAAAGCTCTCTGGATCTCCATCTTCATCACTGTCC from Heliangelus exortis chromosome 1, bHelExo1.hap1, whole genome shotgun sequence harbors:
- the PUS7 gene encoding pseudouridylate synthase 7 homolog isoform X3; this translates as METVEMNSVSLKRPRSEDDVANADEIKRQKILEKSKTENDSGQSVETVTEQPDKSLLEDTKNEMIPNEENEEQEDEELEDSDEDGDPESFADMMKHGLTESDVGITKFVSSHKGFSGILKERYSDFVVHEIGKDGRVSHLDDFSVPVDDEVNFEDPSEETFTVLSDEDKQRLEELQLLKNKEASVAIEVIEDTKEKRTVIHQAVKSLFPGLETKTEDRDGKKYIIAYHAAGKKALANPRKHSWPKSRGNYCHFVLYKENKDTMDAINVLSKFLRITAQRLAHLNKCLMNFKLGNFSYKNHPLKLGELQGNHFTVVLRNITGTDDQIEQAMHSLREIGFINYYGMQRFGTTAVPTYQIGRAILQNNWNEVMDLILKPRPGAEKGYLVKCREEWAKTKDPATALKKLPVKRCVEGQLLRGLLKYGMKNIISAFGIIPRNNRLMYIHSYQSYVWNNMVSKRIEEYGLRAVPGDLILKGATAVHIEEGDIDNYTIHDVVMPLPGFDVIYPKHKIGEAYKEMLVADNLDINNMRHKIRDYSLSGAYRKIIIRPQNVNWEVVSYDDPRIPLFPTDLDKLEGKPLPVLPTDGKFRALKMEFSLPPSTYATMAIREVLKMDTSIKNQTQLNTTWLR